From the genome of Bernardetia sp., one region includes:
- a CDS encoding M23 family metallopeptidase, protein MGQKKTFWQWFTHHYLMILRDEENFQEKRTIRFNLAKVVVVVAAFSILVFIPSYFIASAIADYQISVSENPQARLFKLMEKSDSLEAILAEQNAYYENLKQILGGEPPKNEVSDDSAATIINSEDIDLTERDSVDLAFRKQFEKEGQKSKGLKTSKGELQQILFFSPISGIVTNKYNSENAHFGVDVVAPKNEVIKAAADGTVILSSWTQDSGHTLAIQHKHQLVSFYKHNSVLLKKVGETVKAGDPVAVIGNSGELTDGPHLHFELWYEGNPVNPQDFISF, encoded by the coding sequence TTGGGGCAGAAAAAGACATTTTGGCAATGGTTTACACACCATTATTTGATGATACTCCGTGATGAGGAAAACTTTCAAGAAAAAAGAACCATTCGTTTCAATCTTGCAAAGGTAGTAGTAGTTGTAGCTGCATTTTCAATTCTTGTTTTTATTCCTTCTTATTTTATAGCGAGTGCAATTGCAGACTATCAGATATCAGTTTCAGAAAATCCACAAGCAAGGCTTTTTAAACTGATGGAAAAATCAGATTCTTTAGAGGCAATTTTAGCAGAACAAAATGCATATTATGAAAATTTAAAACAGATTTTGGGAGGAGAACCTCCTAAAAATGAAGTTTCAGATGATTCTGCTGCTACTATCATCAATTCGGAAGATATAGACTTGACCGAAAGAGATTCTGTCGATTTGGCATTCCGAAAGCAGTTTGAAAAAGAAGGACAAAAAAGTAAAGGACTAAAAACTTCAAAAGGAGAGCTACAACAAATTTTATTTTTCTCACCTATTTCTGGCATTGTTACTAACAAGTATAATTCTGAAAATGCTCACTTTGGAGTAGATGTAGTTGCGCCAAAAAATGAAGTTATTAAGGCTGCAGCCGATGGAACAGTTATCTTATCTTCTTGGACACAAGACTCTGGACACACGCTCGCTATTCAACACAAGCATCAACTTGTTTCTTTCTATAAACACAATTCTGTTTTGCTTAAAAAAGTAGGAGAAACAGTAAAAGCTGGCGACCCTGTGGCAGTTATCGGAAACTCGGGTGAGCTTACAGATGGTCCTCACTTACACTTTGAACTTTGGTATGAGGGAAATCCTGTTAATCCACAAGATTTTATTTCGTTTTAA